A window from uncultured Desulfovibrio sp. encodes these proteins:
- a CDS encoding M23 family metallopeptidase, whose translation MRKKNFLSSVITLIFIGALAAAGYIFFKDLDGPTITIRPDTDRVSPATVLTFTLQDPSGIRSLSVGVRKNNVVNPLYSKHFDQYLTERIIEVPLKNANLRDGAFELEIKATDASLAGFGQGNTRTELRPMRLDVQPPRISVKTLPPYVRRGGASVIKYTVDEEVVTSGVLVSGYFVPGYQQKDGSFICFFPYPYTMTAPQYKNAVEITATDIAGNTTRNRLTVMALERKFRSDNITISDDFLMAVQNKLGHLAGQAGSPLDCYLTINNDVRAANVEQLRTLSSDSVSGQLWSGSFQRLPRSAPRAGFGDHRFFSYQGRRVGESYHLGFDLASVRNADIPAANNGRVIFVGDMGIYGNLIVIDHGMGVMSLYSHCSEILTTKGAVVKKGDVIGKTGSTGLAFGDHLHFGMLVGGVEVTPLEWLDSKWVRDNIVDRLNNAQ comes from the coding sequence ATGCGCAAAAAAAATTTCCTCTCCTCGGTGATAACCCTCATCTTCATCGGGGCACTGGCCGCTGCCGGATACATCTTCTTCAAGGACCTGGACGGCCCCACCATCACCATCCGCCCCGACACGGACCGGGTTTCTCCTGCCACGGTGCTCACCTTTACCTTGCAGGACCCCTCGGGCATCCGTTCCCTGTCTGTGGGTGTGCGCAAGAATAATGTGGTCAATCCGCTGTACAGCAAGCACTTTGACCAGTACCTGACCGAGCGGATCATCGAGGTGCCGCTCAAGAACGCCAATCTGCGCGACGGCGCCTTTGAGCTTGAAATCAAGGCCACGGATGCCTCCCTGGCCGGCTTCGGTCAGGGCAATACCCGCACGGAACTCCGCCCCATGCGCCTTGACGTGCAGCCGCCGCGCATTTCCGTCAAGACACTGCCGCCCTATGTGCGCCGCGGGGGCGCCAGCGTCATCAAGTATACCGTGGATGAGGAAGTGGTCACCAGCGGCGTGCTGGTGTCCGGCTATTTTGTGCCCGGCTATCAGCAGAAGGACGGAAGTTTCATCTGCTTCTTTCCCTATCCCTATACCATGACGGCGCCGCAGTACAAAAATGCCGTGGAAATCACGGCCACCGACATTGCCGGCAATACCACGCGCAACCGCCTTACCGTCATGGCGCTGGAGCGCAAGTTCAGAAGCGACAATATCACCATCAGCGACGACTTTCTCATGGCCGTGCAGAACAAGCTGGGCCACCTGGCCGGACAGGCCGGCTCTCCCCTGGACTGCTATCTGACCATCAACAATGACGTGCGCGCCGCCAATGTGGAGCAGTTGCGCACCCTCAGCAGCGATTCCGTCAGCGGGCAGCTGTGGAGCGGCTCCTTCCAGCGCCTGCCCCGCTCTGCCCCGCGGGCCGGCTTTGGCGATCATCGCTTCTTCAGTTATCAGGGCCGGCGCGTGGGCGAGTCCTACCATCTGGGATTTGACCTTGCCTCGGTGCGCAATGCCGATATTCCCGCCGCCAACAACGGGCGCGTCATCTTTGTGGGGGATATGGGCATCTACGGCAATCTCATCGTCATTGACCACGGCATGGGGGTCATGTCGCTGTACTCGCACTGCAGCGAAATTCTCACCACCAAGGGGGCCGTTGTCAAAAAGGGCGATGTCATCGGCAAGACCGGCAGCACGGGTCTGGCCTTTGGCGACCACCTGCACTTCGGCATGCTGGTGGGCGGCGTGGAAGTGACCCCCCTGGAATGGCTTGATTCCAAGTGGGTACGCGACAATATCGTGGACCGGCTGAACAACGCGCAATAG
- a CDS encoding alanine racemase — protein sequence MFDSATIRQLAADHDSFYLYDERILNEALGRLLRDFSGCSLLYSLKANPDPVLARRIFAHGFGADAASRTEALLAHEQGCTRENIHYSAPGKSDADMEATLDVATLIADSLGEVRRLEHLAAAKRTIAPIGIRLNPDFSLGGDTGLPSKFGVDSAQFFEALPWIRECEHLRLTGIHVHLRSQELNVAVLRRYHERIFELAAAVRESLGEPLRFINLGSGLGVPYAIEDQPLDTARLGEALRELRQRFASSLGASRVFLETGRFAICRSGVYVTRVMDKKMSHGRTFVILDKTLNGFLRPCLAQLVTTFAGDHETSPYEPLFTARDACAIHVIPWDTTRKSGLEMVTLVGNLCTASDVIARDIRLPRLEPGDMVVLTHAGSYASVLTPMQFSSHDAPRQFLRTCRGDVISLA from the coding sequence ATGTTCGATAGCGCAACCATTCGCCAGCTGGCTGCCGATCATGACAGCTTTTATCTGTATGACGAGCGGATCCTGAACGAGGCCCTAGGAAGGCTGCTGCGGGATTTCAGCGGCTGCTCGCTGCTGTATTCCCTGAAGGCCAACCCTGATCCCGTGCTGGCGCGGCGCATCTTTGCCCACGGCTTCGGGGCAGATGCCGCCAGCCGGACCGAAGCCCTGCTGGCCCATGAGCAGGGCTGCACGCGTGAAAACATCCACTATTCCGCACCGGGCAAGAGTGATGCGGATATGGAAGCCACGCTGGATGTCGCCACCCTCATTGCCGACAGTCTGGGAGAGGTACGCCGCCTGGAGCATCTGGCTGCCGCCAAGCGCACCATTGCGCCCATCGGCATACGCCTCAATCCTGACTTCTCGCTGGGCGGGGACACGGGGCTGCCCTCCAAATTCGGTGTGGACAGTGCCCAGTTTTTCGAGGCCCTGCCCTGGATACGGGAATGCGAGCACCTGCGCCTGACGGGCATTCATGTTCATCTGCGCAGCCAGGAACTGAATGTTGCGGTGCTGCGCCGTTACCATGAGCGGATATTTGAGCTGGCCGCTGCCGTGCGCGAGAGCCTGGGCGAGCCGCTGCGCTTCATCAATCTGGGGTCCGGTCTGGGGGTGCCCTATGCCATTGAAGATCAGCCCCTGGATACGGCCAGGCTGGGCGAGGCCCTGCGTGAACTGCGCCAGCGCTTTGCGTCCAGCCTGGGAGCCAGCCGCGTCTTTCTGGAGACAGGGCGCTTTGCCATCTGCCGCAGCGGGGTGTACGTTACCCGCGTCATGGACAAGAAGATGTCCCACGGCAGAACCTTCGTGATTCTTGACAAGACGCTCAACGGCTTTCTGCGTCCCTGTCTGGCCCAGCTGGTCACAACCTTTGCAGGGGATCACGAAACATCCCCGTACGAGCCGCTGTTCACCGCGCGCGATGCCTGCGCCATTCACGTCATCCCGTGGGACACCACGCGCAAGAGCGGTCTGGAAATGGTGACCCTGGTGGGCAATCTCTGCACAGCCAGCGATGTCATTGCCCGCGACATTCGCCTGCCGCGTCTGGAACCCGGCGACATGGTGGTGCTGACCCATGCGGGCAGCTATGCCAGTGTGCTCACACCCATGCAGTTTTCGTCCCATGATGCGCCGCGGCAGTTCCTGCGCACATGCCGTGGCGATGTGATCAGCCTGGCCTGA
- a CDS encoding DUF533 domain-containing protein has protein sequence MSLFDILKNSNLSSVLGSLTDKAQSGAATLQKTTPGGVGGLLGAGAVGALLGSVLSKDMLQNAALVGAGAVAWNFYKKWSENRNGNVAAQEMPAAPQQPAAVPAPAAAVDPTAMLLLRAMIYAARADGHVDATEQERIGTLLQQMFPGQDAGQLTQSVMHEPLDPFTLARQVRSPEQGEDLYRLSCLIIDIDHFMERSYLDGLAQGLNIGTERKAALEQEAVQARHQLAAGA, from the coding sequence ATGTCCCTTTTTGATATTCTCAAGAATAGCAATCTTTCCTCTGTGCTGGGTTCCCTGACGGACAAGGCGCAAAGTGGTGCCGCAACCCTGCAAAAGACCACGCCCGGTGGCGTGGGCGGCCTGCTGGGCGCCGGTGCTGTGGGCGCCTTGCTCGGTTCTGTCCTTTCCAAGGATATGTTGCAGAATGCCGCCCTGGTGGGTGCGGGCGCCGTGGCCTGGAATTTCTACAAGAAATGGTCGGAAAACAGGAACGGCAATGTCGCTGCGCAGGAAATGCCGGCCGCCCCGCAGCAGCCGGCAGCAGTGCCTGCCCCTGCGGCGGCCGTTGACCCCACGGCCATGCTGCTGCTGCGGGCCATGATCTATGCCGCACGCGCCGACGGCCATGTGGATGCTACGGAGCAGGAGCGCATCGGCACCCTGCTGCAACAGATGTTCCCGGGACAGGATGCGGGCCAGCTCACCCAGTCCGTCATGCATGAGCCGCTGGACCCCTTTACCCTGGCCCGTCAGGTACGCTCTCCGGAACAGGGCGAGGACCTCTACCGCCTCTCCTGCCTGATCATTGATATTGATCACTTCATGGAGCGCAGCTATCTGGATGGCCTGGCACAGGGCCTGAATATCGGCACGGAACGCAAGGCCGCCCTAGAACAGGAAGCCGTGCAGGCCCGGCATCAGCTTGCTGCGGGGGCCTAG
- a CDS encoding integrase arm-type DNA-binding domain-containing protein, whose protein sequence is MPLTDTHIRSLKPDSKPRKYFDGGGLFLYVPTSGSKLWRMAYRFDGKSKLLSFGEYPSVSLRDARERREDARRLLAKGVDPSEQKREEKKARISAERESFQNIAREWHETRMAEFSEKHQGTVMYRLKTYIFPRIGKTHIAKLETRDIMEVVKPLEQRGNYETSRRVLQIINQVFRYAVITGRAKHNIAADLRGALRPRKTVHRAAVLEPEKVGQLLRDIDAYEGYFPLVCALKLAPLVFTRPTELRAAQWKEFDLESGEWRIPAERMKMRRQHLVPLSRQAMFILRELQKYSGEGKFLFPSIRTEVRPISDATMLNALRRMGYQKHEMSVHGFRSIASTLLNELGYNRDWIERQLAHGEQDEVRAAYNYAEYLPERRKMMQDWADYLDGLRNTQQKRNKEGVCKRTP, encoded by the coding sequence ATGCCTCTTACCGATACCCACATCCGCAGTCTGAAACCCGATTCAAAGCCCCGCAAATATTTCGACGGCGGCGGCCTGTTCCTCTATGTGCCCACCAGCGGCAGCAAGCTCTGGCGGATGGCTTACCGCTTTGACGGCAAGAGCAAACTGCTCAGTTTCGGGGAATACCCCAGCGTCTCGCTCAGGGACGCCAGAGAACGACGCGAGGATGCCCGGCGTCTGCTGGCCAAAGGCGTTGATCCTTCCGAGCAGAAACGGGAAGAAAAGAAGGCCAGAATCTCAGCCGAACGCGAGAGCTTCCAGAATATCGCCAGAGAATGGCATGAAACCCGCATGGCGGAGTTTTCTGAAAAGCATCAGGGAACCGTCATGTACCGGCTGAAAACCTACATCTTTCCACGTATTGGCAAAACGCACATCGCCAAACTGGAAACACGGGATATCATGGAGGTGGTCAAGCCTCTGGAGCAGCGGGGAAACTATGAGACTTCCCGGAGAGTGCTGCAGATCATCAATCAGGTATTCCGCTATGCGGTCATCACGGGCCGGGCAAAGCACAATATCGCAGCCGATCTCCGGGGAGCCTTGAGGCCGAGAAAAACGGTCCATCGCGCGGCGGTGCTGGAACCGGAAAAAGTCGGCCAGCTTTTGCGGGATATCGACGCCTACGAAGGCTATTTTCCTCTGGTCTGTGCCTTGAAGCTGGCTCCGTTGGTTTTCACCCGTCCCACGGAACTGCGGGCTGCCCAATGGAAGGAATTCGACCTTGAGTCCGGGGAATGGCGCATCCCTGCGGAACGCATGAAAATGCGCCGTCAGCATCTTGTGCCCCTGTCCCGGCAGGCAATGTTCATTCTTCGGGAACTTCAAAAATACTCCGGGGAGGGAAAATTCCTTTTTCCCTCCATCCGCACGGAGGTACGGCCCATTTCCGATGCGACCATGCTTAATGCGCTTCGGCGCATGGGCTACCAGAAGCACGAAATGAGCGTGCATGGTTTTCGCTCCATCGCATCCACACTGCTCAACGAACTCGGCTACAACCGGGACTGGATTGAGAGGCAGCTTGCCCACGGGGAGCAGGACGAAGTGCGTGCGGCATACAATTATGCGGAATATCTGCCTGAGCGCCGAAAGATGATGCAGGATTGGGCGGACTATCTGGACGGATTACGCAACACACAGCAGAAAAGAAATAAGGAGGGAGTATGCAAAAGGACACCATGA